The following proteins are encoded in a genomic region of Drosophila miranda strain MSH22 chromosome 4, D.miranda_PacBio2.1, whole genome shotgun sequence:
- the LOC108162193 gene encoding proton-coupled amino acid transporter 1 isoform X2: protein MEDLTPLTNLQQIPIAEGAARKKKMTERQPLLLQSDASDYEASRGPARPARSSPPDNTLVNVHSEDSIAASASGSGDEDQAAVDKGSYNPSLHRTLEHPTSNSETLVHLLKGNIGTGILAMPDAFKNAGLYVGLFGTLIMGAICTHCMHMLVNCSHELCRRLQQPALDFSDVAYCSFETGPLGLRRYSLLARRIVTTFLFITQIGFCCVYFLFVALNIKDVMDHYYKINVHIYLLIMLMPMIVLNLVRNLKYLTPVSLIAALLTVAGLAITFSYMLHDLPDVHTVKPIGTWATLPLYFGTAIYAFEGIGVVLPLENNMRTPDDFGGTRGVLNTGMVIVACLYTSVGFFGYLKYGEDVKGSITLNLPQGDALSQLVRLTMAVAIFLSYTLQFYVPVNIVEPFVRSHFDTTRAKDLAATILRTVLVTFTFLLATCIPNLGSIISLVGAVSSSALALIAPPIIEIITYYHVGYGRYNWMLWKDFLILIFGLCGFVFGTWASLAQILNDRTH from the exons ATGGAGGACTTGACACCATTAACCAACCTTCAACAG ATTCCGATTGCGGAGGGTGCGGCACGCAAGAAAAAGATGACGGAACGCCAACCGTTGCTGCTCCAAAGCGATGCATCGGACTATGAGGCTAGCCGGGGACCAGCACGACCGGCCCGCAGCTCGCCGCCTGACAACACTCTCGTTAATGTCCACAGCGAGGACAGCATAGCAG CCTCGGCCTCGGGATCCGGAGACGAAGATCAGGCGGCTGTGGACAAGGGCAGCTATAATCCCTCTCTCCATCGCACCCTGGAACATCCGACATCCAACTCGGAGACACTGGTGCATCTGCTGAAGGGAAACATTGGCACTGGCATTCTGGCCATGCCGGACGCCTTCAAGAATGCTGGTCTCTATGTGGGTCTCTTTGGCACGCTAATTATGGGAGCCATTTGCACGCACTGCATGCACATGCTGGTCAACTGCTCCCACGAGCTGTGccggcggctgcagcagccGGCCCTGGACTTTTCAGATGTGGCCTACTGCAGCTTCGAGACGGGACCGTTGGGTCTGCGGCGATACTCTCTACTGGCCAGGCGGATCGTTACCACGTTTCTGTTCATCACACAGATTGGGTTCTGCTGCGTGTACTTTCTGTTTGTGGCGCTGAACATCAAGGATGTGATGGATCACTACTATAAGATCAATGTGCACATATATTTGTTGATTATGCTGATGCCTATGATTGTGCTGAATCTGGTGCGGAACCTCAAGTATCTGACTCCCGTTTCCCTCATTGCGGCGCTACTCACGGTGGCCGGACTGGCCATAACCTTCTCGTACATGCTGCACGATCTGCCCGACGTGCACACGGTCAAGCCGATAGGCACATGGGCCACGCTGCCCCTCTATTTTGGAACAGCCATCTACGCCTTTGAGGGCATCGGTGTGGTGCTGCCGCTTGAGAACAATATGCGAACACCCGACGACTTTGGCGGTACCAGGGGCGTTCTCAACACGGGCATGGTAATCGTCGCCTGTCTGTACACATCTGTGGGCTTCTTTGGCTACCTGAAGTACGGCGAAGACGTCAAGGGCAGCATTACACTTAATCTGCCGCAAGGCGATGC CCTCTCGCAGCTGGTGCGACTTACCATGGCCGTGGCCATCTTCCTCTCGTATACGCTTCAGTTTTATGTGCCCGTGAATATTGTAGAGCCGTTCGTTCGCAGCCATTTTGACACTACGCGGGCCAAGGACTTGGCAGCGACTATCCTACGAACAGTGCTGGTCACTTTTACTT TTCTGTTGGCCACCTGCATTCCCAATCTGGGCTCTATTATTTCGTTGGTGGGAGCCGTCAGCAGCTCTGCATTGGCTCTCATTGCGCCGCCCATTATTGAAATTATTACGTACTATCATGTGGGCTATGGCCGCTACAATTGGATGCTATGGAAGGACTTCCTTATCCTGATCTTTGGACTATGTGGCTTTGTCTTTGGCACTTGGGCAAGCCTGGCTCAAATTTTAAACGATAGAACTCATTAA
- the LOC108162193 gene encoding proton-coupled amino acid transporter 1 isoform X1, whose amino-acid sequence MEDLTPLTNLQQIPIAEGAARKKKMTERQPLLLQSDASDYEASRGPARPARSSPPDNTLVNVHSEDSIAVHAAASASGSGDEDQAAVDKGSYNPSLHRTLEHPTSNSETLVHLLKGNIGTGILAMPDAFKNAGLYVGLFGTLIMGAICTHCMHMLVNCSHELCRRLQQPALDFSDVAYCSFETGPLGLRRYSLLARRIVTTFLFITQIGFCCVYFLFVALNIKDVMDHYYKINVHIYLLIMLMPMIVLNLVRNLKYLTPVSLIAALLTVAGLAITFSYMLHDLPDVHTVKPIGTWATLPLYFGTAIYAFEGIGVVLPLENNMRTPDDFGGTRGVLNTGMVIVACLYTSVGFFGYLKYGEDVKGSITLNLPQGDALSQLVRLTMAVAIFLSYTLQFYVPVNIVEPFVRSHFDTTRAKDLAATILRTVLVTFTFLLATCIPNLGSIISLVGAVSSSALALIAPPIIEIITYYHVGYGRYNWMLWKDFLILIFGLCGFVFGTWASLAQILNDRTH is encoded by the exons ATGGAGGACTTGACACCATTAACCAACCTTCAACAG ATTCCGATTGCGGAGGGTGCGGCACGCAAGAAAAAGATGACGGAACGCCAACCGTTGCTGCTCCAAAGCGATGCATCGGACTATGAGGCTAGCCGGGGACCAGCACGACCGGCCCGCAGCTCGCCGCCTGACAACACTCTCGTTAATGTCCACAGCGAGGACAGCATAGCAG TGCATGCGGCAGCCTCGGCCTCGGGATCCGGAGACGAAGATCAGGCGGCTGTGGACAAGGGCAGCTATAATCCCTCTCTCCATCGCACCCTGGAACATCCGACATCCAACTCGGAGACACTGGTGCATCTGCTGAAGGGAAACATTGGCACTGGCATTCTGGCCATGCCGGACGCCTTCAAGAATGCTGGTCTCTATGTGGGTCTCTTTGGCACGCTAATTATGGGAGCCATTTGCACGCACTGCATGCACATGCTGGTCAACTGCTCCCACGAGCTGTGccggcggctgcagcagccGGCCCTGGACTTTTCAGATGTGGCCTACTGCAGCTTCGAGACGGGACCGTTGGGTCTGCGGCGATACTCTCTACTGGCCAGGCGGATCGTTACCACGTTTCTGTTCATCACACAGATTGGGTTCTGCTGCGTGTACTTTCTGTTTGTGGCGCTGAACATCAAGGATGTGATGGATCACTACTATAAGATCAATGTGCACATATATTTGTTGATTATGCTGATGCCTATGATTGTGCTGAATCTGGTGCGGAACCTCAAGTATCTGACTCCCGTTTCCCTCATTGCGGCGCTACTCACGGTGGCCGGACTGGCCATAACCTTCTCGTACATGCTGCACGATCTGCCCGACGTGCACACGGTCAAGCCGATAGGCACATGGGCCACGCTGCCCCTCTATTTTGGAACAGCCATCTACGCCTTTGAGGGCATCGGTGTGGTGCTGCCGCTTGAGAACAATATGCGAACACCCGACGACTTTGGCGGTACCAGGGGCGTTCTCAACACGGGCATGGTAATCGTCGCCTGTCTGTACACATCTGTGGGCTTCTTTGGCTACCTGAAGTACGGCGAAGACGTCAAGGGCAGCATTACACTTAATCTGCCGCAAGGCGATGC CCTCTCGCAGCTGGTGCGACTTACCATGGCCGTGGCCATCTTCCTCTCGTATACGCTTCAGTTTTATGTGCCCGTGAATATTGTAGAGCCGTTCGTTCGCAGCCATTTTGACACTACGCGGGCCAAGGACTTGGCAGCGACTATCCTACGAACAGTGCTGGTCACTTTTACTT TTCTGTTGGCCACCTGCATTCCCAATCTGGGCTCTATTATTTCGTTGGTGGGAGCCGTCAGCAGCTCTGCATTGGCTCTCATTGCGCCGCCCATTATTGAAATTATTACGTACTATCATGTGGGCTATGGCCGCTACAATTGGATGCTATGGAAGGACTTCCTTATCCTGATCTTTGGACTATGTGGCTTTGTCTTTGGCACTTGGGCAAGCCTGGCTCAAATTTTAAACGATAGAACTCATTAA
- the LOC108162193 gene encoding proton-coupled amino acid transporter 1 isoform X3 has translation MTERQPLLLQSDASDYEASRGPARPARSSPPDNTLVNVHSEDSIAVHAAASASGSGDEDQAAVDKGSYNPSLHRTLEHPTSNSETLVHLLKGNIGTGILAMPDAFKNAGLYVGLFGTLIMGAICTHCMHMLVNCSHELCRRLQQPALDFSDVAYCSFETGPLGLRRYSLLARRIVTTFLFITQIGFCCVYFLFVALNIKDVMDHYYKINVHIYLLIMLMPMIVLNLVRNLKYLTPVSLIAALLTVAGLAITFSYMLHDLPDVHTVKPIGTWATLPLYFGTAIYAFEGIGVVLPLENNMRTPDDFGGTRGVLNTGMVIVACLYTSVGFFGYLKYGEDVKGSITLNLPQGDALSQLVRLTMAVAIFLSYTLQFYVPVNIVEPFVRSHFDTTRAKDLAATILRTVLVTFTFLLATCIPNLGSIISLVGAVSSSALALIAPPIIEIITYYHVGYGRYNWMLWKDFLILIFGLCGFVFGTWASLAQILNDRTH, from the exons ATGACGGAACGCCAACCGTTGCTGCTCCAAAGCGATGCATCGGACTATGAGGCTAGCCGGGGACCAGCACGACCGGCCCGCAGCTCGCCGCCTGACAACACTCTCGTTAATGTCCACAGCGAGGACAGCATAGCAG TGCATGCGGCAGCCTCGGCCTCGGGATCCGGAGACGAAGATCAGGCGGCTGTGGACAAGGGCAGCTATAATCCCTCTCTCCATCGCACCCTGGAACATCCGACATCCAACTCGGAGACACTGGTGCATCTGCTGAAGGGAAACATTGGCACTGGCATTCTGGCCATGCCGGACGCCTTCAAGAATGCTGGTCTCTATGTGGGTCTCTTTGGCACGCTAATTATGGGAGCCATTTGCACGCACTGCATGCACATGCTGGTCAACTGCTCCCACGAGCTGTGccggcggctgcagcagccGGCCCTGGACTTTTCAGATGTGGCCTACTGCAGCTTCGAGACGGGACCGTTGGGTCTGCGGCGATACTCTCTACTGGCCAGGCGGATCGTTACCACGTTTCTGTTCATCACACAGATTGGGTTCTGCTGCGTGTACTTTCTGTTTGTGGCGCTGAACATCAAGGATGTGATGGATCACTACTATAAGATCAATGTGCACATATATTTGTTGATTATGCTGATGCCTATGATTGTGCTGAATCTGGTGCGGAACCTCAAGTATCTGACTCCCGTTTCCCTCATTGCGGCGCTACTCACGGTGGCCGGACTGGCCATAACCTTCTCGTACATGCTGCACGATCTGCCCGACGTGCACACGGTCAAGCCGATAGGCACATGGGCCACGCTGCCCCTCTATTTTGGAACAGCCATCTACGCCTTTGAGGGCATCGGTGTGGTGCTGCCGCTTGAGAACAATATGCGAACACCCGACGACTTTGGCGGTACCAGGGGCGTTCTCAACACGGGCATGGTAATCGTCGCCTGTCTGTACACATCTGTGGGCTTCTTTGGCTACCTGAAGTACGGCGAAGACGTCAAGGGCAGCATTACACTTAATCTGCCGCAAGGCGATGC CCTCTCGCAGCTGGTGCGACTTACCATGGCCGTGGCCATCTTCCTCTCGTATACGCTTCAGTTTTATGTGCCCGTGAATATTGTAGAGCCGTTCGTTCGCAGCCATTTTGACACTACGCGGGCCAAGGACTTGGCAGCGACTATCCTACGAACAGTGCTGGTCACTTTTACTT TTCTGTTGGCCACCTGCATTCCCAATCTGGGCTCTATTATTTCGTTGGTGGGAGCCGTCAGCAGCTCTGCATTGGCTCTCATTGCGCCGCCCATTATTGAAATTATTACGTACTATCATGTGGGCTATGGCCGCTACAATTGGATGCTATGGAAGGACTTCCTTATCCTGATCTTTGGACTATGTGGCTTTGTCTTTGGCACTTGGGCAAGCCTGGCTCAAATTTTAAACGATAGAACTCATTAA
- the LOC108162200 gene encoding uncharacterized protein LOC108162200, with protein MCSYAKNVCSLLVLMLALGMIGAQPARSTKRIQKQQAAPYPSADELKPEIPFEEGVPDQTYGSPDLTYGPPPTDQVEQLPSADEPQDFTPDPDAEEVQPIDQAPARLSKQLRRQPQLQRLVLLSGRPLRLVNPQTVAVRVPVLW; from the coding sequence ATGTGCAGTTACGCCAAGAATGTATGTTCCTTGCTGGTCCTGATGCTGGCTCTTGGGATGATTGGAGCTCAGCCAGCTAGATCAACCAAGCGGATACAAAAACAGCAGGCGGCACCCTACCCATCCGCCGACGAGCTCAAACCAGAGATACCCTTCGAGGAGGGAGTGCCCGACCAGACCTATGGATCCCCGGATCTAACTTATGGCCCCCCACCAACCGACCAAGTGGAGCAGCTGCCCAGCGCTGATGAGCCGCAGGACTTTACACCCGATCCGGATGCAGAAGAGGTGCAACCTATCGACCAGGCACCGGCACGTCTCAGTAAGCAGCTCAGACGTCAGCCCCAGCTTCAGCGATTGGTTTTACTCTCCGGGAGGCCCTTGAGACTGGTTAACCCACAAACAGTGGCTGTTCGCGTTCCTGTACTGTGGTAG
- the LOC108161188 gene encoding uncharacterized protein LOC108161188 isoform X2, with translation MGILGAELPVAPWHRGLSLAQIKAASDLETELKQDLEEETTHRVHDCLLRLGICVQFDCCRLNKIIELSQGDNLAFLYFLFTMYQSDCPHKKYTLNEQIVLSAIAYWDMPATIEALEKILPIPENRLKTGPSKPYPNEKKRKENIKQGTKILPYFEKQRRPKRKRKYFHSTPLPYEAGIPNESKDSEDPDYRWFADYEFHPSRRIVKSVISQEIVKLFDRIDEVRQGPEADRQSMCKYHQESRSLERYAYVDRQRKQCLAMLDVDQERKLLTRQRIAKQLQLDVDRYIQKFGNNRWSPGVPAFRQIGCSACRLLGPAPLPVMVLDNAGEEYCKPWPKLDGSCDQMLRLSGGQDCRRPTKERTTTKGNYFQAPKLHAPYIFDYIGLFGRYSQMSLDAGKCIGGAVLKALQEDDAKEIKEPIIVKRWHINDAVNQCVRRIYERSLAAFKFCPEPRERLSYEGKSHFDPDDEVFMDRMLSDAFKILKKNKKLVLATLYNGHQVPELREWIRRRYGKRYTVATMSELGDTRQKMRNLSEMHHELYTVLMGHSKTREKHDISNAHYDLFMARAQKFQACFKDHVNEIVMERTRLCWRAMNYLRTKNYTNLQQTFFSYMPSTACAKAPLVTNTRKLHGRCGRSLGK, from the exons ATGGGGATACTTGGGGCTGAACTCCCTGTCGCGCCTTGGCATCGGGGCTTGTCGCTGGCACAGATCAAGGCGGCCAGCGATCTAGAGACTGAACTGAAACAGGACCTGGAGGAGGAGACCACGCACCGGGTGCACGATTGCCTGCTTCGCCTGGGCATTTGTGTCCAGTTCGATTGTTGCCGCTTGAACAAGATAATTGAGCTCAGTCAGGGTGACAATTTGGCGTTTCTATATTTTCTGTTTACGATGTACCAATCGGACTGCCCGCATAAGAAGTACACACTTAATGAACAGATCGTTCTGTCGGCCATCGCGTACTGGGATATGCCGGCGACTATTGAGGCGTTGGAGAAAATACTTCCGATTCCCGAGAATCGTTTAAAGACAGGTCCTTCAAAGCCGTATCCCAACGAAAAAAAACGCAAAGAAAACATCAAGCAGGGTACTAAAATACTACCCTACTTTGAAAAGCAACGAAGACCCAAGCGAAAACGTAAATATTTCCATTCAACACCGCTCCCCTACGAGGCGGGCATTCCGAACGAATCAAAGGACTCTGAAGACCCGGATTACCGCTGGTTTGCCGACTACGAATTCCATCCGTCCAGGCGTATTGTCAAATCCGTAATTAGCCAAGAGATTGTAAAGCTCTTCGATAGAATAGACGAGGTTCGGCAGGGTCCTGAAGCAGATCGCCAGAGTATGTGTAAATATCATCAGGAGAGTCGTTCGCTGGAGCGGTATGCGTATGTGGATAG GCAGCGTAAGCAATGCCTGGCCATGCTTGACGTGGACCAAGAGCGAAAGTTG CTAACGAGACAACGTATTGCTAAGCAACTGCAGCTCGATGTGGATCGATACATCCAAAAGTTTGGTAATAATCGCTGGAGTCCCGGCGTGCCAGCGTTTCGGCAAATCGGATGCTCCGCCTGCCGGCTACTGGGTCCGGCACCCCTTCCCGTTATGGTCCTGGACAATGCGGGGGAAGAGTATTGTAAGCCTTGGCCGAAGTTGGACGGCAGCTGTGACCAAATGCTGCGGCTCAGCGGGGGGCAAGATTGTAGGCGACCCACTAAGGAGAGAACCACCACAAAGGGGAACTATTTCCAAGCACCCAAGCTGCATGCGCCCTATATATTCGACTATATAGGACTGTTTGGCAGATACAGCCAGATGTCTTTGGATGCTGGAAAGTGCATTGGTGGCGCCGTGCTAAAAGCTCTTCAAGAGGATGATGCCAAGGAAATAAAGGAGCCAATTATAGTGAAACGGTGGCATATAAACGATGCCGTCAACCAATGTGTAAGGAGAATCTATGAAAGAAGTCTGGCGGCCTTTAAATTCTGCCCGGAACCAAGGGAGCGTCTCAGTTACGAGGGAAAAAGTCATTTCGATCCCGATGATGAGGTTTTTATGGACCGCATGCTTTCGGATGCCTTTAAGATACTCAAAAAGAACAAGAAACTCGTCCTGGCTACTCTATACAATGGTCATCAGGTGCCGGAGCTACGAGAATGGATAAGGCGGCGCTACGGCAAGCGCTATACGGTGGCGACGATGTCCGAGCTGGGTGATACGAGGCAGAAAATGAGGAATTTGTCGGAGATGCACCATGAGCTGTACACTGTTTTAATGGGACACTCGAAAACCAGGGAGAAGCATGACATTAGCAATGCACATTATGACCTTTTCATGGCAAGAGCACAGAAGTTTCAGGCCTGCTTCAAGGATCACGTCAACGAGATAGTCATGGAACGGACGCGCCTCTGCTGGCGGGCCATGAACTATCTACGCACCAAAAACTACACCAATCTGCAGCAGACCTTCTTCTCGTATATGCCGAGTACAGCCTGTGCGAAGGCTCCTCTAGTGACAAATACCAGAAAACTGCATGGAAGATGTGGCAGATCACTTGGCAAATGA
- the LOC108161188 gene encoding uncharacterized protein LOC108161188 isoform X1 — protein MGILGAELPVAPWHRGLSLAQIKAASDLETELKQDLEEETTHRVHDCLLRLGICVQFDCCRLNKIIELSQGDNLAFLYFLYTMEYQSDCPHKKYTLNEQIVLSAIAYLDMPATIEALEKILPIPENRLKTGPSKPYPNEKKRKENIKQGTKILPYFEKQRRPKRKRKYFHSTPLPYEAGIPNESKDSEDPDYRWFADYEFHPSRRIVKSVISQEIVKLFDRIDEVRQGPEADRQSMCKYHQESRSLERYAYVDRQRKQCLAMLDVDQERKLLTRQRIAKQLQLDVDRYIQKFGNNRWSPGVPAFRQIGCSACRLLGPAPLPVMVLDNAGEEYCKPWPKLDGSCDQMLRLSGGQDCRRPTKERTTTKGNYFQAPKLHAPYIFDYIGLFGRYSQMSLDAGKCIGGAVLKALQEDDAKEIKEPIIVKRWHINDAVNQCVRRIYERSLAAFKFCPEPRERLSYEGKSHFDPDDEVFMDRMLSDAFKILKKNKKLVLATLYNGHQVPELREWIRRRYGKRYTVATMSELGDTRQKMRNLSEMHHELYTVLMGHSKTREKHDISNAHYDLFMARAQKFQACFKDHVNEIVMERTRLCWRAMNYLRTKNYTNLQQTFFSYMPSTACAKAPLVTNTRKLHGRCGRSLGK, from the exons ATGGGGATACTTGGGGCTGAACTCCCTGTCGCGCCTTGGCATCGGGGCTTGTCGCTGGCACAGATCAAGGCGGCCAGCGATCTAGAGACTGAACTGAAACAGGACCTGGAGGAGGAGACCACGCACCGGGTGCACGATTGCCTGCTTCGCCTGGGCATTTGTGTCCAGTTCGATTGTTGCCGCTTGAACAAGATAATTGAGCTCAGTCAGGGTGACAATTTGGCGTTTCTATATTTTCTGTATACGATGGAGTACCAATCGGACTGCCCGCATAAGAAGTACACACTTAATGAACAGATCGTTCTGTCGGCCATCGCGTACTTGGATATGCCGGCGACTATTGAGGCGTTGGAGAAAATACTTCCGATTCCCGAGAATCGTTTAAAGACAGGTCCTTCAAAGCCGTATCCCAACGAAAAAAAACGCAAAGAAAACATCAAGCAGGGTACTAAAATACTACCCTACTTTGAAAAGCAACGAAGACCCAAGCGAAAACGTAAATATTTCCATTCAACACCGCTCCCCTACGAGGCGGGCATTCCGAACGAATCAAAGGACTCTGAAGACCCGGATTACCGCTGGTTTGCCGACTACGAATTCCATCCGTCCAGGCGTATTGTCAAATCCGTAATTAGCCAAGAGATTGTAAAGCTCTTCGATAGAATAGACGAGGTTCGGCAGGGTCCTGAAGCAGATCGCCAGAGTATGTGTAAATATCATCAGGAGAGTCGTTCGCTGGAGCGGTATGCGTATGTGGATAGGCAGCGTAAGCAATGCCTGGCCATGCTTGACGTGGACCAAGAGCGAAAGTTG CTAACGAGACAACGTATTGCTAAGCAACTGCAGCTCGATGTGGATCGATACATCCAAAAGTTTGGTAATAATCGCTGGAGTCCCGGCGTGCCAGCGTTTCGGCAAATCGGATGCTCCGCCTGCCGGCTACTGGGTCCGGCACCCCTTCCCGTTATGGTCCTGGACAATGCGGGGGAAGAGTATTGTAAGCCTTGGCCGAAGTTGGACGGCAGCTGTGACCAAATGCTGCGGCTCAGCGGGGGGCAAGATTGTAGGCGACCCACTAAGGAGAGAACCACCACAAAGGGGAACTATTTCCAAGCACCCAAGCTGCATGCGCCCTATATATTCGACTATATAGGACTGTTTGGCAGATACAGCCAGATGTCTTTGGATGCTGGAAAGTGCATTGGTGGCGCCGTGCTAAAAGCTCTTCAAGAGGATGATGCCAAGGAAATAAAGGAGCCAATTATAGTGAAACGGTGGCATATAAACGATGCCGTCAACCAATGTGTAAGGAGAATCTATGAAAGAAGTCTGGCGGCCTTTAAATTCTGCCCGGAACCAAGGGAGCGTCTCAGTTACGAGGGAAAAAGTCATTTCGATCCCGATGATGAGGTTTTTATGGACCGCATGCTTTCGGATGCCTTTAAGATACTCAAAAAGAACAAGAAACTCGTCCTGGCTACTCTATACAATGGTCATCAGGTGCCGGAGCTACGAGAATGGATAAGGCGGCGCTACGGCAAGCGCTATACGGTGGCGACGATGTCCGAGCTGGGTGATACGAGGCAGAAAATGAGGAATTTGTCGGAGATGCACCATGAGCTGTACACTGTTTTAATGGGACACTCGAAAACCAGGGAGAAGCATGACATTAGCAATGCACATTATGACCTTTTCATGGCAAGAGCACAGAAGTTTCAGGCCTGCTTCAAGGATCACGTCAACGAGATAGTCATGGAACGGACGCGCCTCTGCTGGCGGGCCATGAACTATCTACGCACCAAAAACTACACCAATCTGCAGCAGACCTTCTTCTCGTATATGCCGAGTACAGCCTGTGCGAAGGCTCCTCTAGTGACAAATACCAGAAAACTGCATGGAAGATGTGGCAGATCACTTGGCAAATGA
- the LOC108164172 gene encoding uncharacterized protein LOC108164172 produces the protein MKSALVFLCLALFVGVSYAASICNPDGDGKPDCTGRAGLVTRDFWDPTHYWVCDSSGNAVLEECQQQGFDPKTGGCVDWAVWQWYAPCP, from the exons ATGAAATCCG CTCTAGTTTTCCTGTGCCTGGCCCTGTTTGTGGGAGTGTCCTACGCCGCATCTATCTGCAATCCCGATGGCGATGGCAAACCCGACTGCACTGGTCGTGCTGGACTTGTTACAAGAGACTTCTGGGATCCCACCCACTACTGGGTCTGCGACAGCTCTGGCAACGCCGTGCTCGAGGAATGCCAGCAGCAAGGATTCGATCCCAAGACTGGGGGTTGCGTCGACTGGGCCGTGTGGCAATGGTATGCCCCATGCCCCTAA
- the LOC117188882 gene encoding uncharacterized protein LOC117188882 — translation MPQLRLRREKHHIGIRSIGDSLTSLKARTTTSIKSRTSGYQLTLQLGITSHIAYQPDSEIDISNWNLPANTPLADESFYRTKRIDLLLGTEAFYGALAVGQIRIGPNLPTLQKTLFGWVVAGRYQRQYNRQPPLCLATVEESIDKNLQQLWKVDSFVDPSARMLPNHRRCEDHFRDTTHQDASGRIVVRLPFQEDPSCLGSSFDTARTRFFAIERRLARLPEIRSQYISFMQEYESLGHMSLVLNPNLEEPHYYIPHHFVLKPSSTSTKLRVVFDASCRTTSQRSLNDLLLVGPTIQDELYLQLLRFRMHRFGITADVTKMYRQVLVSEKDRKFQYILWRASPNTDLQTYQLNTVTYGTASAPFLATRSLHYLAEDCKDAWPLGAAAVKTAFYVDDLLCGAGDIDTLFKLKTEITSTLARGQFPLCKWHSNHPGVMEDESTKELNISENSVSSTLGLTWHQRRDAFSFTFNPREVYPTTTKRIILSTASS, via the exons ATGCCACAG CTTCGCCTTCGTCGTGAAAAACACCACATTGGAATTCGCAGTATAGGAGACTCCCTTACTAGTTTGAAGGCTCGTACGACTACCTCTATTAAGTCACGTACTTCCGGCTATCAGCTCACTCTCCAGCTTGGAATCACATCCCATATTGCCTACCAGCCAGATAGTGAGATCGACATATCGAATTGGAACCTACCAGCTAACACTCCATTGGCTGACGAATCGTTCTATAGGACTAAACGTATTGATTTGTTACTGGGGACCGAAGCCTTCTATGGAGCTCTAGCTGTTGGCCAGATTCGCATTGGTCCAAATCTTCCCACTTTGCAGAAGACTCTTTTTGGTTGGGTTGTTGCTGGGAGGTACCAGCGGCAATATAACAGACAGCCACCATTGTGCTTGGCGACTGTAGAAGAGTCGATCGACAAGAATTTGCAGCAATTATGGAAAGTGGACTCATTTGTCGATCCAAGCGCTAGAATGCTCCCAAATCATCGTCGCTGTGAGGACCATTTCAGGGACACAACACATCAGGATGCCAGTGGGCGGATTGTCGTTCGCTTGCCATTTCAAGAAGATCCAAGTTGTCTTGGAAGTTCCTTCGATACAGCTCGAACTCGATTTTTTGCCATTGAGAGACGTCTCGCTCGTCTACCGGAAATTCGCTCGCAGTATATCTCGTTCATGCAGGAATATGAAAGTCTCGGCCATATGTCCCTCGTACTGAATCCTAACTTGGAAGAACCGcattattatataccccaccaTTTCGTTCTGAAACCAAGCAGTACCTCGACGAAGCTCAGAGTTGTCTTTGACGCCTCTTGCCGTACAACATCTCAAAGGTCACTTAACGATCTACTTTTAGTCGGCCCTACCATTCAGGATGAGTTGTACTTGCAATTGCTGCGGTTCCGCATGCATAGGTTCGGCATCACAGCCGACgtcacaaaaatgtacagGCAGGTACTTGTGAGTGAGAAGGATAGAAAATTCCAGTACATTTTGTGGCGAGCATCTCCAAATACGGATCTTCAAACCTACCAACTCAATACAGTGACATATGGGACTGCGTCTGCCCCATTTCTCGCAACTCGTAGTTTGCATTACTTGGCTGAGGATTGTAAGGATGCATGGCCATtaggggctgctgctgttaaaaCTGCATTTTATGTTGATGACCTTTTGTGTGGGGCTGGTGATATAGATACACTCTTCAAactaaaaactgaaatcacATCAACTCTCGCTCGTGGTCAGTTTCCATTATGCAAGTGGCATTCAAATCATCCAGGCGTGATGGAAGACGAATCTACCAAGGAATTAAACATTTCAGAAAACTCAGTCAGCAGCACACTCGGCTTAACTTGGCATCAACGAAGAGATGCATttagtttcacatttaatcCAAGGGAAGTCTATCCCACTACCACAAAACGAATAATTTTGTCTACTGCGTCGTCGTAA